The proteins below come from a single Roseiflexus sp. RS-1 genomic window:
- the rpsP gene encoding 30S ribosomal protein S16 gives MVTIRLRRMGKTKQPSYRLVVADSRAPRDGKFIEIVGHYNPVRQPKELHVKADRVRYWLSVGAQPSETVVRLLKQVGVLDADGKPTPTATTPVEG, from the coding sequence ATGGTTACAATTCGTCTCCGTCGGATGGGCAAAACCAAGCAACCAAGCTATCGCCTGGTCGTTGCCGATTCGCGCGCACCGCGCGATGGCAAGTTTATCGAGATCGTCGGGCATTACAATCCGGTGCGTCAGCCGAAAGAATTGCATGTGAAGGCTGATCGCGTGCGTTACTGGCTGAGCGTCGGCGCGCAGCCCTCAGAAACGGTCGTGCGCCTGCTGAAACAGGTCGGCGTGCTCGACGCCGACGGCAAACCAACGCCAACTGCAACGACACCGGTTGAAGGGTGA
- the ffh gene encoding signal recognition particle protein: MFESLSDRLQAVFQKLGGKGKLTEDDVREAMKQVRIALLEADVNLKVVRDFVARVTEKAIGEEVAKSLTPVQQVIKIVHQELIDLLGQANVPLAEARPGPTVIMLIGLQGSGKTTTAAKLALWLRKKGKRPLLVAADIYRPAAITQLESLGRQLGIPVHAEGTQVSPPEIARHALRRARDENLTHVIIDTAGRLQIDEPLMAELEQINAAVDPVERLLVVDAMIGQEAVRVAEEFNRRVGLTGVIFTKVDGDARGGAALSVRAVTGVPIKFLGSGEKVEASTIEPFHPDRLASRILGMGDVLSLIERAEAIYDEEQARKMQKKLVKGSFDFEDFLVSMQQMRKLGPLQQILGMIPGLDKLAREEIITEKDLKKIEAIIFSMTKEERRNPDLIKGRRKERIARGSGTQVQEVTQLVNQFRQMQRMMKRMGGKGGIDPRELMRRMR, encoded by the coding sequence ATGTTTGAAAGTCTCTCCGACCGATTGCAGGCGGTCTTTCAAAAACTCGGCGGGAAAGGCAAACTGACCGAGGACGACGTGCGCGAGGCGATGAAACAGGTGCGCATCGCGCTGCTCGAGGCGGATGTCAACCTCAAAGTGGTGCGCGATTTCGTCGCGCGCGTCACCGAAAAAGCGATCGGCGAAGAGGTTGCGAAAAGCCTGACGCCAGTCCAGCAGGTGATTAAGATCGTTCACCAGGAACTGATCGACCTGCTTGGACAGGCGAATGTGCCGCTCGCTGAAGCGCGTCCGGGTCCGACGGTCATCATGCTGATCGGTTTGCAGGGTTCCGGTAAGACGACCACCGCCGCCAAACTGGCGCTCTGGCTGCGCAAGAAAGGCAAACGACCGCTCCTGGTCGCCGCCGACATCTATCGCCCGGCAGCCATCACGCAACTCGAATCGCTGGGGCGTCAGCTGGGCATCCCGGTGCATGCGGAAGGCACACAGGTCAGCCCGCCGGAGATCGCGCGCCACGCGCTGCGCCGCGCCCGCGACGAAAACCTGACCCACGTTATCATCGATACCGCCGGTCGGCTTCAGATTGATGAGCCGCTCATGGCGGAACTGGAACAGATCAACGCCGCCGTCGACCCGGTCGAGCGGTTGCTGGTCGTCGATGCAATGATCGGTCAGGAGGCAGTGCGCGTTGCTGAGGAGTTCAACCGGCGCGTGGGACTGACCGGCGTCATCTTCACCAAGGTCGATGGCGATGCACGCGGCGGCGCCGCCCTGTCGGTGCGCGCCGTCACCGGCGTGCCGATCAAGTTCCTCGGTTCGGGCGAAAAGGTTGAAGCCAGCACGATCGAGCCGTTCCACCCGGACCGACTGGCGTCGCGCATTCTGGGCATGGGGGATGTGCTGTCGCTGATCGAGCGCGCCGAAGCGATCTACGACGAAGAGCAGGCGCGCAAAATGCAGAAGAAACTGGTCAAGGGGTCGTTCGACTTCGAGGACTTCCTGGTTTCGATGCAGCAGATGCGCAAACTCGGTCCGCTTCAGCAGATCCTGGGCATGATTCCGGGGCTGGACAAACTGGCGCGCGAGGAGATCATCACCGAAAAGGACTTGAAAAAGATCGAAGCGATCATCTTTTCGATGACGAAGGAAGAACGCCGCAACCCCGACCTGATCAAGGGTCGGCGCAAAGAGCGCATTGCGCGCGGTAGTGGCACACAGGTTCAGGAAGTGACGCAACTGGTCAATCAGTTCCGCCAGATGCAGCGGATGATGAAACGAATGGGCGGCAAAGGCGGTATCGATCCGCGCGAGTTGATGCGTCGGATGCGTTAG
- a CDS encoding phosphatidylserine decarboxylase — MLDNRLAPDSLPRIPGLEPVATPIVGLGVGLTGILLRVRPRLAPLPLALTALTALVCRDPERTTPDDADALFAPADGVALGTTEVYEHRFLHTDAIQLTIDVSPIDVAVQRSPASGSIDYLEHQDADPLLFREPRETYRPERLFIGISTGWGPLLLSVTTRFRGQRVTPLVRLGDRVRAGQRLSRVRFGSRVDLLAPRDLIEWLPAPGAHLRAGVSLIGQVVLL, encoded by the coding sequence ATGCTCGATAACCGCCTTGCACCTGACTCGTTACCGCGCATCCCCGGACTTGAACCGGTTGCCACGCCAATTGTGGGGTTGGGCGTCGGTCTGACAGGTATTCTGCTGCGTGTTCGTCCGCGCCTCGCGCCACTGCCGCTGGCGTTGACGGCGCTGACCGCGCTCGTCTGCCGCGACCCGGAACGCACAACACCCGATGACGCCGATGCGCTCTTCGCGCCAGCCGATGGCGTGGCGCTTGGCACAACCGAAGTCTACGAGCATCGCTTCCTGCATACCGATGCGATTCAGTTGACGATCGACGTCTCCCCTATCGATGTTGCAGTGCAAAGGAGTCCGGCTTCCGGCAGCATCGATTACCTCGAACATCAGGATGCCGATCCGTTGCTGTTCCGCGAACCGCGCGAAACGTACCGCCCTGAGCGGCTCTTTATCGGCATCTCGACAGGGTGGGGACCGCTGTTGCTCAGTGTGACGACACGCTTTCGCGGGCAGCGCGTGACGCCGCTGGTGCGATTGGGCGACCGGGTGCGCGCCGGTCAACGGTTGAGCCGTGTGCGCTTCGGCAGTCGGGTCGATCTGCTGGCGCCGCGTGACCTGATCGAGTGGCTTCCCGCTCCCGGCGCCCATCTACGCGCCGGGGTGTCGCTGATCGGACAGGTGGTGCTGCTGTAG
- a CDS encoding Rcas_1661 family thioredoxin-like (seleno)lipoprotein, which yields MIRTYTLLFLAASLLIAACGSTASAPPNPGAPTSAPAAATALPNPGAPTSAPAAATAAPSLAATDAPVPASSGELASLERGRTPEGYHYLGNPDAPVTILEFSDFLCTACAFHVEETEPKIIETYVASGKARIVYRHLLQLGEESLRAAEAAECAGDQGKFWEMRDAIYRNQVALYTTGDFDAALAYLAQTVDLDSNEYSVCMQSRTHRARIEADFRAAQDAGIRSRPVFDINGQRLVGARPFEDFQGIIDASQ from the coding sequence ATGATCAGAACATACACGCTTCTCTTCCTGGCGGCGTCGCTCCTGATCGCAGCTTGCGGCAGCACAGCATCCGCCCCGCCGAATCCCGGAGCGCCGACGAGCGCCCCCGCTGCAGCGACTGCCCTGCCGAATCCCGGAGCGCCGACGAGCGCCCCCGCCGCAGCGACCGCCGCGCCATCGCTGGCTGCAACCGACGCCCCTGTGCCAGCGTCATCGGGTGAACTGGCATCATTGGAACGCGGACGTACACCGGAAGGATACCACTATCTGGGGAATCCCGACGCTCCGGTTACCATCCTGGAATTTTCGGATTTTCTCTGCACGGCATGCGCCTTCCACGTCGAAGAGACCGAACCGAAGATCATCGAGACATATGTGGCATCGGGGAAGGCGCGGATCGTGTATCGGCATCTCCTGCAACTGGGGGAAGAGTCGCTGCGCGCCGCAGAAGCGGCGGAGTGCGCCGGCGATCAGGGCAAATTCTGGGAGATGCGCGACGCCATCTACCGCAATCAGGTGGCACTCTACACAACTGGCGATTTCGACGCAGCACTGGCATACCTGGCGCAAACCGTCGATCTTGACTCGAACGAGTACAGTGTATGTATGCAATCACGCACGCATCGCGCCCGCATCGAAGCGGATTTTCGCGCAGCGCAGGATGCAGGCATACGCTCGCGTCCTGTCTTCGACATCAACGGACAACGCCTGGTTGGCGCGCGACCGTTCGAGGATTTTCAGGGGATCATCGATGCGTCGCAATAG
- a CDS encoding KH domain-containing protein has translation MKALLEYLATNLVDHPEAVTIKERTGRHTVTYQLTVAPDETGKVIGRSGRVAKAIRDLMSVAAARRHKRVHVDIE, from the coding sequence ATGAAAGCGTTGCTGGAATATCTGGCGACCAATCTGGTCGATCACCCCGAAGCAGTAACGATTAAGGAACGGACCGGACGCCATACGGTGACGTATCAGTTGACGGTTGCACCTGATGAGACGGGCAAAGTCATCGGGCGCAGCGGGCGGGTCGCCAAAGCTATCCGTGACCTGATGAGCGTGGCAGCGGCGCGGCGCCATAAGCGTGTTCACGTCGATATTGAATAG
- the rimM gene encoding ribosome maturation factor RimM (Essential for efficient processing of 16S rRNA), with translation MMEERPSADEVLLIGKVIDAFGLRGEIKIRAITDQVDHLRRHVRTVFLGEERRPFTLQRVHEPKAGILILSLGGVTDRTTAEALRGAEVTIRECDAAPLDQDEYFIHQLYGLRVIESGGGEIGVVREVVQTGANDVIVVERQGRSDTLLPMIHDVVERLDVAAGQIVVRLLPGLIDDDNQEG, from the coding sequence ATGATGGAAGAGCGACCTTCCGCTGATGAAGTGCTGTTAATCGGCAAGGTGATCGACGCATTTGGTCTGCGCGGCGAGATCAAAATTCGCGCGATAACCGATCAGGTCGATCACCTCCGCCGTCACGTGCGGACGGTCTTTCTGGGAGAAGAGCGTCGTCCGTTCACGTTGCAACGCGTTCACGAACCAAAGGCGGGGATCCTTATTCTTTCGTTGGGCGGCGTGACCGACCGGACGACCGCTGAAGCCCTGCGTGGCGCAGAAGTGACGATCCGTGAGTGCGACGCCGCGCCGCTCGACCAGGATGAGTATTTTATTCATCAACTGTACGGTCTGCGGGTGATTGAGAGCGGCGGCGGCGAAATTGGCGTCGTGCGCGAGGTGGTGCAGACCGGCGCGAATGATGTGATCGTTGTGGAACGCCAGGGGCGTTCCGATACGTTGCTGCCGATGATCCACGATGTGGTCGAGCGTCTCGATGTTGCAGCCGGGCAGATCGTGGTGCGTCTGCTGCCTGGCTTGATCGATGATGATAATCAGGAGGGTTGA
- a CDS encoding glycosyltransferase, with product MDAPRISLVCTVRDEADNIADLIDSMLAQSLPPDEIVVNDCQSRDATPQIVAGYIAAGAPIRLVRGGDNIPSGRNNAIRHARGAIIACTDAGLRLDRHWLERITAPIRSGDADVVGGFFRPAPRSLFELALGATNYRDVEEIDPARFLPFGKSCAFRREAWERVGGYPEWANHCEDVVFALALRRHGFRFAFAPDALVFFRPRSSLAAFARQYYFYARGDGVAGLWTGRHLIRYTTYTAATILALASWRHPWMLALIAAGGAAYVHKPLWRLHRRAPALSGADLIRAVILIPIIRLVGDGAKMVGYPAGVIQRFRSASLRAAVAGYGKEGLQQHHLSDQRHPGA from the coding sequence ATGGATGCTCCTCGTATTTCGCTGGTGTGCACCGTCCGCGACGAGGCTGACAATATTGCCGACCTGATCGACTCGATGCTGGCGCAGTCGTTGCCGCCGGACGAGATCGTTGTCAACGACTGTCAGAGCCGCGATGCGACGCCGCAGATTGTTGCCGGGTACATCGCAGCCGGTGCGCCGATCCGTCTGGTACGGGGCGGCGACAATATTCCTTCAGGGCGCAACAACGCCATCCGCCACGCACGCGGCGCAATCATCGCGTGCACCGATGCCGGATTGCGGCTTGATCGGCACTGGCTGGAACGGATCACTGCGCCGATTCGCAGCGGCGACGCCGATGTCGTTGGCGGTTTTTTTCGTCCCGCACCCCGCAGCCTGTTCGAACTTGCGCTTGGCGCCACCAACTACCGTGACGTTGAAGAGATCGATCCGGCGCGCTTTTTGCCGTTCGGCAAGTCGTGCGCCTTCCGGCGCGAGGCGTGGGAACGGGTCGGCGGGTATCCTGAATGGGCGAATCACTGTGAAGATGTGGTGTTCGCGCTGGCGCTCAGACGTCACGGTTTTCGCTTTGCGTTCGCTCCCGATGCGCTTGTCTTCTTCCGTCCTCGCTCGTCTCTCGCTGCATTTGCGCGGCAGTACTATTTCTATGCGCGCGGCGATGGAGTTGCCGGTCTCTGGACCGGGCGCCACCTCATTCGCTATACAACCTACACTGCGGCAACGATCCTGGCGCTGGCAAGCTGGCGGCATCCCTGGATGCTGGCACTCATCGCGGCGGGAGGCGCTGCGTATGTGCATAAGCCGTTGTGGCGTCTCCATCGCCGCGCGCCGGCACTGAGCGGCGCTGATCTGATCCGCGCCGTGATCCTGATACCGATCATCCGTCTGGTTGGGGATGGCGCCAAGATGGTCGGCTATCCGGCTGGCGTGATCCAGCGGTTCCGCTCGGCATCGTTGCGCGCCGCAGTCGCCGGTTATGGAAAAGAAGGGCTACAGCAGCACCACCTGTCCGATCAGCGACACCCCGGCGCGTAG